The Phycisphaerales bacterium genome segment TCTGGCGGCGGAACGGAATCAGCCATTCCTGAGCAGTCGGGAGGTTTTTGCGCTCAAGACCGGGAAGGACAAGGAGATGCTGGCGAAGTTCGGCGTGGCGGGGGTGGAGGAGCGGCGGGGGATGCTGGCGAAGGTGGCCGCGCTGCCGCTGACGGAGGACGCGGCGGAGGAGTGGACGGACCCAACGGAGATCGAGCGGGTCGGGTGGTTCGCGAGCGCGACGGAGTGCTGCCGCGTGATGATGGACCTGCACCGGCTGACGCAGAAGGAAGGCATGGAGCCGCTATCGGAGGCGCTGGAGTCAAACCGGGGGGTGAAGCTGAGCCAGGAGTTATGGCCACGGGCCTGGTACAAGGGCGGGGACGAGCCGGGCGTGCTGAACATGACGTGGCTGTTGGAGCGGGACGACGGGCGGCTGTTCGTGATGTCGATCGGGTGGAACAACCCCAAAGGCGAGGTGAAGGAGGCGCGCCTGCTGGACCTGGCGCTGGCGGCGATCCGGCTGCTGGGCGAGGAGGGGCGGAAGAGAGAGCCGGCTCCTGCGCCGCGGCCCAAGGTTGATCCGAACGCGGCGAACTGACGGGATTTGATCATCGGTGCGCGGGGCTGCCGATACAGGGGGCGTGATCCGCACCCCCCAGTCGCAGCGCGCGCCGTACCTGGTTGATCCGGGGTGGTTGTTCCTGCTGGCGGGGCTGGCGCTGCTGGCGGCGACGGTGCTGATCCCGGCAGCGGATGATCTGGCGGCGACCAAGTTCCAGCGCGAGCGGGCGCTGGCGATCGAGAAGCACCGGCTGGAGCGGCTGGCGCGGTACGAGGAGTACCTCGCGGCCCTGGACAACAAGGACCCGTCGCTGGTGCTGTCGCTGGCGGCGAGCCAGTTGAATGAGATCCCTGAGGACCGGGCCCCGATCCCGGGGCAGCGGGGGGCGCTGGGGGCGATGGCGGACGCGTCGGTGTTCCCGAGCCTGGAGCCGCCGGCTTTGAAACTGCCGGAGCGGGTGCAGGACGACTCGATCCTGGAACGGTGGACCAACGGCGAGCGGTCGCGCTTGTGGCTGATCGTGGCGGGGGCCGCGTGCGTGTTGGTGGGGCTGCTGCCGGCGAGCGGGGGGTGGGGGCACCCGGCGCGGAAGCACCCTTATCTGGAGTAGTTGGGGGAGACACGATCATGAGGACATGATCGTGGCACTACGCTTCGGAGTGGCCCAGACGTTCCCGAGGTCCCGCCGGCTGACGCACGACAACGAGTACGCGGCGGTGTACGGCGCGCGGGTGAAGCGGACGCTGGGGCCGCTGACGATGTTCACTTTGCCCAACGCGTTGCCGCACCCGCGGTTAGGGCTGTCGATCCGCAAGTTCGGGCTGGCGACGACGCGGAATCGGCTGAAGCGGCACCTGCGGGAGGCGTTTCGGCTGGCGCAGGGGGAGCTGCCGCGGCATGAGGGCGGTAGCTATGACCTGGTGGTGACGGCGCGGGACCATGAGGAGCTGCCGCTGGAGGAGTACCGGCGGCTGCTGGTGGATCTGGGGGGGAGTTTGGATCGCGAGTGGCGGCGGAGGCGGGGGTGATGGGCTGTCCCGGGTGTCAGAAGGAAGCGTCGCCCCCGGGAGTCGATCTGCCCGGGCGTGCGAGCGTGTGGTCGATCCCGTTTGAGCTGCTGATCCGGCTGTACCAGATCACGCTCTCGCGGTTCCTTGGCGGGCAGTGCCGGTACTGGCCGACGTGCTCGCACTATGGGCTGAAAGCTTACCGGTCGCACGGTGTGGTGCGCGGGACGTGGCTGACGGCGCGGCGGGTGCTGCGCTGCCACCCTTTCGCCAAGGGGGGTTACGACCCGGTGCCTCCTGTAAGTGGCGATTGAGGGGATTTCCGCCGACAAAGCGCAGCAGGCGTGATAAGGTTTGCTCTTGCTAACGCACTCACGTTCAGCTGTGGTGTGAACGGGTGCGGCATGGGGCGACCATGAGCCGACTGCCTGCGGAGAAACGACGGGAGCAGCTACTGGACTGCGCGGCGGACCTGTTCGCCAAGAGCGGGTACGCGCGGGCGACGACGGCGGAGCTGGCCAAGGCGGCCGGCGTGACCGAGCCGATCATCTACCGGCACTTCAACAGCAAGCGGGACCTGTTCATCGCGCTGATCGAGCGGACGGCGAAGGCGACGCTGGACCACTGGGAGCAGCGGCTGGCCGACGCGAGCGACCCGGCGGAACGTCTGCGGAGGCTGATCGGCGACAACCCGATGGTGAGCAGCGAGGGCGCGGCGCCGTACCGCGTGCTGCTGCAGGCGATCACCGAGGTGAACGACCCGGAGATCAACAAGGCGGTGTCGGACCACTTCAAGAACCTGCACGCGTTCCTGGCGCGGGAGCTCAAGCGGGCGCAGGACGAGCGGAAGGTGATGAGGGTGTTCTCGGCGGACCTGATCGCGTGGACCCTGATCCACGTGGGGCTGGGCTACGGCGTGCTGGTGGCGATGGGCGTGCCGGGCGCGGGCGAGGACGCCGAGGGGCATCACGTGCAGGGCATGCTGGAGCGGTTGATTGTGGGGCGGCACGAGGATTGAGCGCGTGCCATAGGACTCATAGGACTCATACGAACGCGGCTGTTGCCTAGTGCACCGCCTCGGTGACGCGGAGGACTTCGCTCACGGTGGTGAGGCCCTTGGCGACCTTGCGCATGCCGTCGGCTCTCAGGGTGACCATGCCGCGTTCGATGCAGAGGCGGCGGAACTCGGCGACGTTGGGGTTGCGGGCGATGATGTCGCGGAGCTGGTCGTCGACGGTGAGGAGCTCGTAAATGCCCACGCGCCCGGAGTAGCCGCAGTTGCGGCAGCGGTCGCAGCCCTTGGGGGACCAGACCTCGTCGGCGTCGAAGCTGTGCATCGCGAGGAAGTCGGCCATCTCTTCGGTGGGCTTGGTCAGGTGCTTGCAGTGGGTGCAGAGGCGGCGGATCAGGCGCTGGGCGAGCACGGCATTGACGGCGGCGCCGACAAGGAAGGGCTCCAGGCCGATGTTGACCAGGCGCGTGATGGAGCTGGGGGCGTCGTTGGTGTGGAGGGTGGAGAGGACGAGGTGGCCGGTGAGGGCGGCCTGCACGGCGATGTGGGCGGTCTCGTGGTCGCGGATTTCGCCCAGCATGATGACGTCGGGGTCCTGGCGGAGGAGGGAGCGCAGGGCCGTGGCGAAGGTCATGCCGATTTTTTCGTGCATCTGCGTCTGGGTGATGCCGTCGAGGTGGTACTCGATGGGGTCCTCGACGGTGCAGACGTTCATGGAGTTCTTGTCGAGCTGGCGGAGGGAGGCGTAGAGGGTGGTGGTCTTGCCCGAGCCGGTGGGGCCGGTGACGAGGACGATGCCGTGGGGGGCGTCGACCTGCTTTTTCCAGATGGTGTAGGTGTTCTCGTCGAAGCCCAGGTTCTCGAGCTCGACGTTGATGGAGCGGGTGTCGAGGATTCGCATGACCACCTTCTCGCCGTAGCCGGTGGGGAGGGTGGACATGCGGAGGTCGAGCTTGCGGTTGGCGACGGTGCAGCGGATGCGGCCATCCTGGGGGAGGCGGCGCTCGGCGATATCGAGGTTGGCCATGATCTTGAGGCGGGAGACGATGGCCGGGCCCATGGAGACGGGCGGGTTCATCATCTCGAAGAGCTCGCCGTCGATGCGGAATCGGACCTTGAGCTTCTTCTCGGCGGGCTCGATGTGGATATCGCTGGCGCCCTCCTTGACGGCGGTCTGGATGATGTAGTTGGCGAAGCGGATGACCGGGCTCTCGCCGGCGATCTTCTCGAGGTCCACCTCGTCCTGCGACTTCTTCTCGACCTGGACGTCGTTCTCGCTGACCTCGGAGAGGATCTGGTTGACGTCGTCGGTGGGCTCGTCGTTCTTGCCGCCGCCGAGGATCTCGAAGGCGCCCTTGAGGTCGAAGGCGGGGACGAGGACGATCTTGACGCCGGTGGTGCCCAGGGCCTTGCGGACCTCGTCGAGCAGGAAGACGTTGTCGGCCTGCGTGGTGCCGATGATGACGCGGCTGCCCTCCGTGCGGAGGGGGATGAGCATGTGGTGCTTGCAGAACTCGAGGGTGAGGCGCTGCACCAGCGAGCCGTCGAAGCCGCCCTCGAGGCCCTTGATGAGGTCGATGCGCTCAAAGGGGATCCCCGCGGCCTCGGCGACGCAGGACTGCACGCCGGCTTCGTCGGCGCCCTGCTCGATGAGCACGTCGGGCAGCTTGCGGTTGGGCGAGGCCTTGACGACGCTGAGCGCGGTGGTGAGCTTCTCGGCGTTGACCACCTGGCGGGAGAGGAGCAGCTCGGCGAGGGTGGGGTTGGCGCCGGCCTCGATGGCGGCGTCGGGGGTGTAGATCTCGCTGATAGCGGGGCCCACGGCGGGGCCGCTGGAGCCCTTCACCTGCTTCACCGCGGGGTCGTCGGCGGTGGAGGGCGCGTCCTGGCCGAAGGCGCGCTGGTTGGCGGGCATGGAGGGCAGGGGAGAGAACGAGGCCTCGGCCTCATCGACGCGGTGCTTGCGGTCGGCGGACTCCTTCTGGAGTTCCTTGGAGCTCTGGGCCTCCTTGCGGGCCTTGGGGTCGCTAACGCCCAGCTCGCTGAGGATGTCGTCGATGTTGTACTTGGCCACGGTCTCTCCCTGCGAGTCTCGATGACGGGCGGCGAATCAACGGGTCACGGGGCCGGTGCCCATGCGGGTGGGGGACTTCTTCTGGGTGTTGGGCTTGGGCTCCTCGAGTGAGAGGGTGAAGGTCTCGCCGTAGGCCTCGAAGGTGACAGTGCGGCCGCTGACGCCGGTGACGGTGAAGATGTCGATCTGGTCGCCGGTGCGGACGGTGAGGTCGTCGATGCGGGCGACGTTGCCGATGATGCCGCGGAGCTTCATGCGCTTGAGAGCGTCCACGGCCTCGGCGCGCCGGCGGTCGGCGTCGGAGAGGCCGGGCTCGATGGGGCCGGCGTCGGGGGTGACGAGGGCCTGGGGGCGCTCGCGCATGAAGGGGCTCTTGCCGAACTCGGTGAGGGTGACATCCAGGGGGTTCTGGACGCGGGCGAGGTCGGCCATTATGCGCTCATAGGAGCGGGCCTTGGCGGAGTCGTCCTCCTTGAAGTCAACGGGGACCTCGGTGAACTTGAAGCCCGAGCGCATGCCGTAGGAGCGCATGCCCCAGAGGGCGCCGATGCTGACGCTGAGGATGAGCAGCAGGACGGGAACCTGCGAGGGCATCTTGGGCTTGCGGGCGCCGGGGGCGGTGATCATGGGCGCGTCGTTGAGGTTGGAGATGTCGTTGCCGCTCACTTGGAACCTCCCTGGGCCAGCTGGGCCTCGTCCTGGAAGTAGATGCTGAGGGTGAACTCGGCCTTGAGCTCGACGCCGTCCTTGGGATTGCCCGAGATCTTCAGGTCGTGCACGCGGGTGATGCGGGGGAGCTTCTCAACGCTCGCGAGGAAGGTGAAGAAGCCGAGGAAGTCGCCGCTGACCTCGATCTCGATGGGCTGCTCCATGTAGAGCGCGGTCTGGATGGGGCGGAGCGTCTTCATTGCCGGGGCCTGCAGGTTGTACGTCTCGGCGAGGTCGGAGACCTTGCGGACGACGTCGTCGACCTCCTTGCTGGAGGGCAGGCGGGCCTCGATGACCTTGATGCTGTTCTGGATCTCGGCGTTGCTGCGCTCGAGGTCGGCGTTGCGGGCGGTCTCTTCCTGGAGCTTTACCAGGAGCTGCTCCTTGTGCTCGACCTCCAGCTTCTGGGTCTGGATTTCGTTGTTGAGGGGCTTGAAGACGAAGAAGTAGCTGGCGATGGGCATGCCGACCACGGCGGCGATGAGCAGGGCGCGGAGGTGGGTGTTCAAGGGTTGTTCTCCTGCTTGGGAGTGGCGTCGGTGATGGTGGGGCCGGCCTTGGCGTCGGGCGTGGTGCTGCCCTTCTGCAGCTGCGCGCTTCGGGCGGCCTTGAGGCTGGTCAGGCTGTCGGCGAGGACCTGCGAGTTGATGTCGGTCCTGATGCTTGCGGAGATCTCGAACTTGCGGAACTCCTTGTCCTTCTCCCTGGCCTCGCGGATGAAGGTGAGCTCGACCTTGTCGAGGATGGGGCTGTCCTTGAGGCTCTTGAGGAAGTCGGCGACATCGGAGTTGTTGTCGGCGCTGCCGCTGATGGTCATGGCGTAGGTGAACGTGGGGGCGGTGACCTTGGGCTTCTCGGGGGTGGGGTCGGGGGCGCCGGCGACCTTGTCGGTGAGGCTCTTGACGATGGGCTTCTTGGCGGGCGCGGCCGCGGCGGGTGCGGCGACGACGGGGTCCTTGCGGGTGCTCTTGATCACCAGCGAGTCGAGCGTGGAGGACATGGGCTTGCGGAGGGTGACCTCGCCGAGCACGGCCCAGCGGGGCACGCGGTCGATAAGGGCGGAGGTGATCTCGGCCTTCTCCATCATCTGGGCGCGCTGGCTTTCGAGGGCCTTGAGCTGCTCGATCTTCTTGCCCTCGGCGTCGAACTGCTCGTTGACGAGCATCTGGCGGGCGCGGATGTCCTTGCCCTGCTGGTTGGTGACCAGGAAGGCGCCGACCACGCCGGCCATGACCAGCATGAAAAGCGAGAGGATGAGGATGTTGACGCGGGACTCGGTCTTGCGCGCGATGTAGTCCTCGGGGAGGAAGCTGCTGTTCGCGGGCGCGACTGGGCGGAAGGGGTTGCTCATGGAGAGCTCCAGGGGGTCGGGGACATTCGTGGGTTAGAGGTCGGTGGGGGAGAGGCAGAGGCCGAGGGTGACGGCCCAGCCGGGCTGGGGCTGCTTGAGGTCAACGCCGAGCGCCGGCTCACTGCCGGTGCGGGCGACGCGGGCGAGGGGGTCGGCCATCTGCGCGGGCAGGCGGAGGGCCTTGGCAATGGCCTGGCAGAGGCCCTTGTGGCGGGCCTCGCCGCCGACGAAGATCGCGCGTTCTACGCGCTTGCCGGGAAACTGGCTCTCGTGGTAGCGGACGCACATCAGAACCTCGTCGGTGAGGCTCTCGAGGGGCTCGCTGAGGTCGGCGGCGGCGGGGGCGAAGGCGGCGCGGGGCTGGGCGGCGAGGTCGGTGGTGAAGCCGGTGGCGAGGGGCTGCAGGCCGCGTTCGTCGGAGCGCTTGAAAGGCTCGGCGTGCGCGCCCGCGCCGACGAGCGCGGGAGCGGGTGCCGCGACGGTGGCGGGGCGGTGGATGGTGCGGACGAGCTCGTCGGCCTCCATGCGGCGGCGGCCGGCCTCCGCGAGGTCGCACTTGAGCTGCTTGGCGATGGTCTCGTCGAAGTGGCGGCCGCCGAGCTGGATGGCGCGGGCGAAGGCGAGGTCCTTGCCGTGCGAGATCATGACGTTGGTGGTGGCGTTGCCGATGTCGAGGTAGAGGGTGTTGATGGCGGAGTCGGTCTCGCGCTTGTGGACATGATCGAAGGTGCGGAGCACGGCGGCGAACTCGCTGTGCATGCCGACGGGCTGGAGCTTGCAGGCGGCGATCGCGCCCATGAGCTGCTGCACGAGCTCGAAGGAGACGGCGGTGACGATGACCTCGGCCTTGCCGGGGCGGTCGGGCGCGGGGACTTCGGTGAAGCGGTGCACGATCGTCGCGGGGTCCAGGTTGAAGGCGCCAGGGAGCGCGGCGTTCACGAGCGCGGCCGTGGACTGGCCCTCGACGCGCTGCAGCGAGAGGTGCTTGCAGTGGATGGCCCAGGCGGGGATGGCGCACACGGCGCGCTTGCCCTTGAAGCCGCCGGAGCGGAGGAGGCGCGGGAGGCCTTCGAGCTGGAACTTGAGGCGGCGGGACTGGTCGCGGAGGAGGTCGAGGGGTGTTTCGAGGCAGGCCGCGGCGACGAGCGAGGGGGGCTCGCCCTGCTGCACCTGGAGGATCTTGAGGGCGGCGGTGCCGAACTCGATGGCGATGGGGAGGGCGTGGGTGGTGTTGATGCCGAGCGTCTCGCCCACGGAGGAGGAGAGGACGTTGCCCAGCTTGGAGAGCGAGCTGAACTTGGGGACGTTGAACGCCATCGGCGGGCAAGCTCCACACGGGGCAGGACAGGCAGGTCGGGGGCAGCATGTGCCCGCCGGCGCGCGTGTTCGCGGCAGGAGGTGCATCGGCCAGCGGGGTGCGGGTGTTCAGCGTGTCAGGGTCGAGTGCAGATTGCCCAGGCGTCGCGGGCGTGCGGGGCGGCGCAGGCGGTACACGCGGCGTGTCAGGCGTGTCAGACGCCTTTGAGCACAGACCCGATAACGCTCGTGAGCGTGCTCAGCGCCTCGCGCATGCGCCAGGTCTGGTTCGGCCGGTCGCCGGTGGTGTTGCTGATGACGCGGAGCTCGGCGAAGGGAACGCTGAGGCGCTCGGCGACGAGGGCGACGGCGGCGCCCTCCATGGCCTCGGCGAGGGCGCCGGTGCGGGTGCTGACGGCGCGGGCGAGGGTGTCGGTGCCGGAGCAGGTGGAGACGGTGGCGATGGGGCCGGTGTGGGTGCAGTGGGGGCGGAGAGCTTCGAGGGCGCGGGGGTCGGTGGGGATGTGGAGGCCGTGGGGGGAGGGGGCGAAGCCCAGGGCGGTGAGGTCGTCGAAGCCGGTGGGGGTGGCGACGCCCTCGTCGGCGAGGATGGAGTGGGTAGCGGCGATGGTGGCGAGGAGCGGGAGGTGGCCGTAGGTGCCGGCGATGCCGGTGCTGAGGACGAGCTTGTGGGAAGCGTTGAGGACGCGGGCGACGGCGCCCGCGGCGGGGGCCTTGCCCACGCCGGTGATGACGAGGTCGGTGGTGGCGGTCAGCGGGATCAACTGCCATTGGGGCAGCGGGTCGGGCGCATGCATCGGAGTTGCGGCAATGACGGCGCGGGCTTCGATGTCCGCGGCGACCGCGATCAGGAGTTTCCCGCCCTGGATGAGCTCGGCGAGCGGCATGGGGGCATGCTACGCGGCGGAGCGCTCGGCGTGGCTGGCGGGCGCGAGCGTCACCTCGCCGGCGTGCAACTGGCGGCGGGCCTCGTCGAACTGGCGCTCGGCCTGGACGAAGGCGTCGACCACGAGGGGGTCGAGGTGTGAGCCGCGGGAGTCGCGGATGAGGGCCGCGGCCTCGGCGTGGGAGAGCGAGGGCTTGTACACGCGGGCGGAAGTGAGGGCGTCGTAGACATCGGCGAGTGCGACGATGCGGGCGGCCAAGGGGATCTGCTCGCCTTCAAGGCGATAGGGATAGCCGCGCCCGTCGTAGCGCTCGTGGTGGGAGAGGGCGACCTGGATGCCCATGTTGATGAGGTCGTCGTCGCCCACGCGCTGGCGGATGGCGGCGAGGGTGTCGGCACCGATGATGGGGTGGAGCTCCATCAGGCGGCGCTCCTCGGGGGTGAAGGGCCCGGGTTTGAGGAGGATGGCGTCGGGGATGCCGACCTTGCCGATGTCGTGCATCGAGCTGGCGAGCTTGAGGCGCTCGATCCAGGGGCGGTCGATCTCGGGGTGCACGCCCAGGAGGTGCTCGGCGAGGATCTCGCTGTACTGGCAGATGCGCTCGAGGTGACGGCCGGTATCGGAATCGCGCGAGTCGGCGAGCTTGGCGAGGCCGAAGATGACGCCGTTGCGGATGGCGAGACCCTGCTGTGTGCGGCGCTCGACCTCGTGCTCGAGGCGTTCGTTGGCGCGCTCCAGGATGCTGTCGTAACGGCGGACGAGCATGATGGAGCCGAGCAGCGTGACGCCCAGCACGCAGAGGCCCGCGGCGGCGCCCCAGATCGTGAAGCCGCCCGTCAGGCGGGACTCCAGGGCGGCGATCGCCTCGGCGGACTGGTGAGCCACGATCCTGGTCTCGGCGGTGGGGTTGTACATGACGGCGACGGAGGCGTTGCCATTGAGCAGGTCGGTGTCGCCGGTGAGGATGGTGCCGGGCGTGATCCCGGCGACCGAGACCTTCTCGCCGCTGGGGTGAAGGGTGATGACCACGTCCGAGTAGTCGATGGAGCGGAGGTTGGGGTTCTTGCGGAGGCCGGGGTGGCAGACGATGTGGCCGAAGCGGTCGATGAGCACGAGGCTGGCGCCGCGGGGCATTTTGTAGGTTTCGACGAGGGATTGCGCGGCCTCCCAGCCAGTGCCCGAGTAGCGGAGCGGGCCGGCAGTGACCTTGGCAAGCTGCTCGTTGAACTGCTCGACGCCGCGGGAGACTTCTTCCATGAAGCGGTCGCGGGCGCGGGCGGAGACGTCGGCGCGGGCGAGGTGGAGGCTGGCGAGCCAGCCCAGGCCGATGACGGCGGCCTGGAGCAGGACCGTGAGCGCGATGAGGGTCGCGCGGCTGCGGATGCGCAGGGGTCCTGTCTTACGGAACGGGTGCACGCCAACAGATCGGATGGAAACTGCGCCGACTGCAGAGCGCGTGCGCGGTATGAGCGGGTCTGAATGTGTGCGCGGGGGATCGGGGCGGCGCGTGCGTCACTGGAGGGGGAAGAGGTCGCTTATGAGACGGTCGGCGGCGGGGAGCATGGCCGCGACTTCCTCGGGGGCGATTGCGGAGGGGCTGGGGATTTCGGTCATGCCGAGTTTCTTCACGAGCTCGGGGCGGATGGGGGTGTTGCGGGCGTCGCTGGTGGCGAGCATCTCCTCGACCTCTGCGGAGAGGAGGTAATCGGCGAGGCGGGTGGCCTCGTTGGGGTGCTGGTTGCCGCGGATCTTGGCAACGGTGTTGGGGATGACGAGGGGGCCGTGGCTGGGGAGGCCGGTGATTTTGATGCCGGGCTTGTCGGGGACCTCGAAGGCGAGCTCGACGGGCCAGTTCTCGCGCTTGCCCGCGTAGATGTCGTCGGAGTCGGTGAGGCCGATGACGATCTCGCCGGTGGAGAGGGCCTGCACCACGGCGGAGTTGCCGTCGTAGAGCTTGAGGCCGTTGTCCTTGAGGGCCTGGAGCCACTCGCGGACGGTCTTCTCGTCGGACTGGGCGAGCAGCGCGGCGATGAAGGTGCGGGTGGTGCCGAACTGGGGGCGGGCCATGCCGACCTTGCCGGAGAACTGGGGCTTGGTGAGGTCGCGGAGCTTGGTGGGGGCGGTCTGCTTGGTGTAGCGGTTGGTGTTGTAACCGATGACGCGGGCGCGCTGGGCGAAGCCGTACCACATCTTGTCCGTGGGACGGAGGTGGGCGGGCCAGCCGCCCTTGATCTCGGCCTCCTGGCGCGAGACGTAGGGGTCGAGCAGGCCGGACTTGGCGAGGGTGATGGTGCCGGAGGCCTCGTTGCTCCACCAGAGGTCGGCGCGGGGCTTGGCGCGCTCGTTGATGAGACGCTGGACGAGGCCGGTGGTTTTGGTTGCTTCGGTGTCGCCCTGGACCTCGACCTTGATGCCGGTCTGCTGCTCGAAGCGGGCGATGACGGGGTTGTAGATGTTGGGGTCGGCGGAGGTGTAGAGGACGACGCTGGTGGGGATGTCGGCCTGGTTGTTCTCGGAGCCGCGGCGCCAGAGGACGGCGACGGCGATGAGCATGCAGAAGCCGGAGACGGCGAGGAGGCCGCCGGCGATCTTCCATTGCGTCTCGCGGGGGAGTGCCCGCCAGCGGTCGCGCCCGTCGGCGAGCTTGTGGGCGGCGCTGCGCTTGAAGTTGAACCACCGGTCGCTCATGAGGGGAAGCTTACAGGAGATAGGACTCAGAGGAGGTCATAGGAGCCATAGGAAGCCGGAGGGAAGGCCGTGACTATCGTGGATCATGCGTTTCGTGTTCCTGGGAACGGGTACGTCCTCTGGCATCCCTGCGATCGGGTGCGAGTGCGCGACGTGCACGAGCGCGGACCCCCGGGACAACCGGCTGCGGACGTGCGCGGCCGTGGAGTGGACGGACGCGAAGGGGCAGGAGCGGGTGGTGCTGCTGGACTGCGGTCCAGACCTGCGGCAGCAGGCGCTGCGGCGGGGGATGAAGCGGTGCGACGCCATCCTGTTCACGCACAACCACGTGGATCACGTGTTCGGGCTGGACGAGGTGCGGCGGTTCAACGTGCTGCAGCACGGGCCGATCGATATCTATGCCGAGCCGCACACGCTGGAGCACCTGCAGCGGGTTTACAAGCACATCTTCGAGGCGCACCGGAACGTGAACGACTCGTTCGTGGCGACGCTGCTTGCGCACCGGATCGACGAGTCGACGGTGGCGGGCGGGCGGGGGATCGATGTGTTCGGGCTGCGGGTCACGCCGATCCGGCTGCTGCATGGCAAGCTGCCGGTGCTGGGGTTCCGCATTGATCCTCCCGCGGGGGTTGAGAGCTCCGTGTTTCCGCTGGCGTACTGCACGGATGTGTCGGGGATCCCGCCGGAGAGCTGGGCGCGGCTGGAGGGTGTGAAGACGCTGGTCCTTGATGCGCTGCGGCACCGGCACCACCCCACGCACTTCACGGTGGGGCAGGCGGTAGGCGTGGCGCACCGCGTCGGTGCGGAGCGGACGTGGTTCATCCACATGACGCACGACCTCAAGCACGCGGAGACGGACGCGGAGCTGCCGGAGGGGGTCTCGTTGGCGTGGGATGGGTTGGTGCTGGAGTGAACGGGCGTCCAGCGGGAAGACCCTCGCTTGCGCTTCGGGCTCGTTAGTCGTGCTTGGGTTGCTTCTCGTGGCGCGGGGCTTCGCGCTCGCCCTTGGGGCGGCCTTCGCGGGAGTGGGAGAGGTCGAGGCGGCCGGCGGGGGGTTTCTTCATATCGCGCTCGGCCTGGAGGCCAGCGGGGCCCTTGGCGATGGTGATGCCGCCGTCCACTTTGTAGAGCGAGCCGGTGACGTAGCTCGCCTCGTCGCTGGCGAGGAAGGCGTAGACGTTGGCGACTTCTTCGGGCGTGCCGCGCCGGCCGAGGAGGGTGGAGGCGATGGCCATCTTCTCGGTCTTGAGGTCCATGGGGCCGGATTCGCGGTGAGTCCAGGAGGTGTCGATGGGGCCGGGGCAGACGCAGTTGACGCGGACGCCGTGCTTGGCCTGCTCGGCGGCAAGGCTCTTGGCG includes the following:
- a CDS encoding HD domain-containing phosphohydrolase, producing MHPFRKTGPLRIRSRATLIALTVLLQAAVIGLGWLASLHLARADVSARARDRFMEEVSRGVEQFNEQLAKVTAGPLRYSGTGWEAAQSLVETYKMPRGASLVLIDRFGHIVCHPGLRKNPNLRSIDYSDVVITLHPSGEKVSVAGITPGTILTGDTDLLNGNASVAVMYNPTAETRIVAHQSAEAIAALESRLTGGFTIWGAAAGLCVLGVTLLGSIMLVRRYDSILERANERLEHEVERRTQQGLAIRNGVIFGLAKLADSRDSDTGRHLERICQYSEILAEHLLGVHPEIDRPWIERLKLASSMHDIGKVGIPDAILLKPGPFTPEERRLMELHPIIGADTLAAIRQRVGDDDLINMGIQVALSHHERYDGRGYPYRLEGEQIPLAARIVALADVYDALTSARVYKPSLSHAEAAALIRDSRGSHLDPLVVDAFVQAERQFDEARRQLHAGEVTLAPASHAERSAA
- a CDS encoding extracellular solute-binding protein, with the translated sequence MSDRWFNFKRSAAHKLADGRDRWRALPRETQWKIAGGLLAVSGFCMLIAVAVLWRRGSENNQADIPTSVVLYTSADPNIYNPVIARFEQQTGIKVEVQGDTEATKTTGLVQRLINERAKPRADLWWSNEASGTITLAKSGLLDPYVSRQEAEIKGGWPAHLRPTDKMWYGFAQRARVIGYNTNRYTKQTAPTKLRDLTKPQFSGKVGMARPQFGTTRTFIAALLAQSDEKTVREWLQALKDNGLKLYDGNSAVVQALSTGEIVIGLTDSDDIYAGKRENWPVELAFEVPDKPGIKITGLPSHGPLVIPNTVAKIRGNQHPNEATRLADYLLSAEVEEMLATSDARNTPIRPELVKKLGMTEIPSPSAIAPEEVAAMLPAADRLISDLFPLQ
- a CDS encoding MBL fold metallo-hydrolase, whose amino-acid sequence is MRFVFLGTGTSSGIPAIGCECATCTSADPRDNRLRTCAAVEWTDAKGQERVVLLDCGPDLRQQALRRGMKRCDAILFTHNHVDHVFGLDEVRRFNVLQHGPIDIYAEPHTLEHLQRVYKHIFEAHRNVNDSFVATLLAHRIDESTVAGGRGIDVFGLRVTPIRLLHGKLPVLGFRIDPPAGVESSVFPLAYCTDVSGIPPESWARLEGVKTLVLDALRHRHHPTHFTVGQAVGVAHRVGAERTWFIHMTHDLKHAETDAELPEGVSLAWDGLVLE